One Drosophila kikkawai strain 14028-0561.14 chromosome 3L, DkikHiC1v2, whole genome shotgun sequence genomic window carries:
- the LOC108078672 gene encoding neuropeptide-like 4, whose amino-acid sequence MFKFVVAVIFALFACAAAKPGIVAPLAYSSPYVASPYVASPYVASPYVASPYVAAAPYTAAYTAGYAAPYAAAYTAPYAAAYTAPLLLKK is encoded by the coding sequence ATGTTCAAGTTCGTCGTCGCCGTTATCTTCGCTCTGTTTGCCTGCGCTGCTGCCAAGCCCGGAATCGTGGCTCCTTTGGCCTACTCCTCGCCCTACGTGGCCTCTCCGTATGTGGCCTCTCCTTACGTGGCCTCTCCGTACGTGGCCTCCCCCTATGTGGCAGCTGCTCCCTACACCGCCGCCTACACTGCCGGATACGCTGCTCCCTATGCCGCCGCCTACACTGCCCCGTATGCCGCCGCCTACACCGCCCCCCTGCTGCTGAAGAAGTAG
- the LOC108078640 gene encoding uncharacterized protein — MFKFFVVALFALFACVAAKPGIVAPLAYSAPLVAAAPAAAVYSREYHGNFAAPYVAAASPYVAASPYVASPYVASPYVASPYVAAPYTAPLLLKK; from the coding sequence ATGTTCAAGTTCTTCGTCGTCGCCCTGTTCGCTCTGTTCGCCTGCGTGGCTGCCAAGCCCGGAATCGTGGCTCCTTTGGCCTACTCGGCTCCTctggtggctgctgctccggCGGCTGCTGTCTACAGCCGGGAGTATCACGGCAACTTCGCAGCTCCCTATGTGGCAGCGGCTTCTCCGTATGTGGCTGCCTCACCCTATGTGGCGTCTCCTTACGTGGCTTCCCCGTATGTGGCATCTCCCTATGTGGCTGCTCCCTACACCGCTCCTCTGCTGCTGAAGAAGTAG